One window from the genome of Streptococcus halotolerans encodes:
- the pflB gene encoding formate C-acetyltransferase, which translates to MATVKTNTDVFEKAWEGFKGTDWKEKASVARFVQANYTPYDGDESFLAGATERSLHIKKIIEETKAEYEATRFPMDTRPTSIADIPAGFIDKENEVIFGIQNDELFKLNFMPKGGIRMAETTLKENGYEPDPAVHDIYTKHVTTVNDGIFRAYTSNIRRARHAHTVTGLPDAYSRGRIIGVYARLAVYGADFLMQEKVNDWNAITEIDEESIRLREEVNLQYQALGEVVKLGDLYGVDVRRPAENVKEAIQWVNIAFMAVCRVINGAATSLGRVPIVLDIFAERDLARGTFTESEIQEFVDDFVLKLRTVKFARTKAYDALYSGDPTFITTSMAGMGNDGRHRVTKMDYRFLNTLDNIGNSPEPNLTVLWTDKLPYAFRRYCMAMSHKHSSIQYEGVTTMAKDGYGEMSCISCCVSPLDPENEEKRHNIQYFGARVNVLKALLTGLNGGYDDVHKDYKVFEIDPVTDDVLDFDTVKANFEKSLDWLTDTYVDALNIIHYMTDKYNYEAVQMAFLPSHQRANMGFGICGFANTVDTLSAIKYATVKPIRDEDGYIYDYETVGEFPRWGEDDPRSNELAEWLIEAYTTRLRSHKLYKDAEATVSLLTITSNVAYSKQTGNSPVHRGVYLNEDGTVNTSKVEFFSPGANPSNKANGGWLQNLNSLASLDFSYAADGISLTTQVSPRALGKSFDEQVTNLVTVLDGYFENGGQHVNLNVMDLNDVYEKIMAGEDVIVRISGYCVNTKYLTPEQKTELTQRVFHEVLSMDDAIQA; encoded by the coding sequence ATGGCAACAGTCAAAACAAATACAGACGTTTTTGAAAAAGCTTGGGAAGGCTTTAAAGGAACTGATTGGAAAGAAAAAGCAAGTGTCGCTCGATTTGTACAAGCTAACTACACACCATATGATGGTGATGAAAGTTTCCTAGCTGGCGCAACTGAACGGTCACTTCATATTAAAAAAATCATTGAAGAGACTAAAGCAGAATACGAAGCAACTCGTTTCCCAATGGACACACGTCCAACGTCAATTGCTGACATTCCTGCAGGATTCATCGATAAAGAAAACGAAGTTATTTTCGGTATCCAAAATGATGAGCTCTTCAAACTTAACTTCATGCCAAAAGGTGGTATCCGCATGGCGGAAACAACGCTTAAGGAAAATGGTTATGAACCAGATCCTGCCGTGCATGACATCTATACTAAACATGTTACAACTGTAAACGATGGTATCTTCCGCGCTTACACATCAAACATCCGTCGTGCTCGTCATGCCCACACTGTTACTGGTCTCCCAGATGCCTACTCACGTGGACGTATTATCGGGGTTTACGCACGTTTAGCTGTTTACGGCGCGGACTTCTTGATGCAAGAAAAAGTTAACGATTGGAACGCTATCACAGAAATCGATGAAGAATCCATTCGTCTTCGCGAAGAAGTTAACCTTCAATACCAAGCACTTGGTGAAGTAGTTAAACTTGGTGATCTTTATGGTGTTGATGTTCGCCGTCCTGCTGAAAACGTAAAAGAAGCTATCCAATGGGTTAACATCGCCTTCATGGCTGTCTGCCGTGTTATCAACGGTGCTGCTACATCACTTGGACGTGTCCCAATTGTTCTTGATATCTTCGCAGAGCGTGACCTTGCGCGCGGAACATTCACAGAATCAGAAATTCAAGAATTCGTTGATGATTTCGTTCTAAAACTCCGTACCGTAAAATTTGCTCGTACAAAAGCTTATGATGCTCTTTACTCAGGTGACCCAACATTCATCACAACATCAATGGCTGGTATGGGTAACGATGGTCGTCATCGTGTTACAAAAATGGACTACCGTTTCTTGAATACACTTGACAATATCGGTAACTCACCAGAACCAAACTTGACTGTTCTTTGGACAGACAAATTACCATACGCATTCCGTCGCTACTGTATGGCAATGAGCCACAAACACTCTTCAATCCAATACGAAGGTGTGACAACAATGGCTAAAGATGGTTACGGTGAAATGTCATGTATCTCATGTTGTGTATCACCACTCGACCCAGAAAACGAAGAGAAACGTCACAACATCCAATACTTTGGTGCTCGTGTTAACGTTCTTAAAGCCCTTCTCACAGGTCTTAATGGTGGATACGATGATGTTCATAAAGACTACAAAGTCTTTGAAATCGATCCTGTAACTGATGACGTTCTTGATTTTGACACTGTTAAAGCTAACTTCGAGAAATCACTAGACTGGTTGACAGATACTTATGTCGATGCTCTTAACATCATTCACTACATGACTGATAAATACAACTACGAAGCTGTTCAAATGGCCTTCTTACCAAGTCACCAACGCGCTAACATGGGATTCGGTATCTGTGGATTTGCTAACACTGTTGATACATTATCAGCTATCAAATACGCTACTGTTAAACCAATTCGTGACGAAGATGGCTACATCTATGACTACGAAACTGTTGGGGAATTCCCACGTTGGGGTGAAGATGATCCTCGTTCAAACGAATTAGCTGAATGGTTGATCGAAGCTTACACTACTCGTTTGCGTAGCCACAAACTCTACAAAGACGCAGAAGCAACTGTATCACTTCTTACCATCACTTCAAACGTTGCCTACTCTAAACAAACTGGTAACTCACCTGTTCACCGTGGTGTCTATCTCAACGAAGATGGTACAGTAAACACTTCTAAAGTTGAATTCTTCTCACCAGGTGCTAACCCATCAAACAAAGCTAATGGTGGATGGTTGCAAAACCTTAACTCTCTTGCAAGTCTTGACTTCTCATATGCTGCTGATGGTATCTCATTGACAACTCAAGTATCACCACGTGCTCTTGGTAAATCATTCGATGAACAAGTGACAAACTTGGTAACAGTTCTTGATGGTTACTTTGAAAACGGTGGTCAACACGTCAACTTGAACGTTATGGACCTCAACGATGTTTACGAAAAAATCATGGCTGGTGAAGACGTTATCGTTCGTATCTCTGGTTACTGTGTAAATACTAAATACCTCACACCAGAACAAAAAACTGAATTGACACAACGTGTCTTCCACGAAGTTCTTTCAATGGATGATGCTATCCAAGCTTAA
- a CDS encoding sulfite exporter TauE/SafE family protein, with the protein MTDNTILHLIQFFLVIAIITIASYLIFHIKKNHINPFKRFWTGFGIGLTTDLLDTLGIGSFATTTTLFKVTKMLDDDSQLPGTMNAVHVIPVLVQSLCFILVVNVEPLTLVSMAAASFVGALFGTRITKNWHTPTVQRILGTLLIIAAFISIYRMWSNPGSDIVESAHGLEGIWLIVGVIFNLIIGVLMTMGLGNYAPELIFFSLMGLSPAVAMPVMMLDAAMIMTASTTQFIKSNRVSWNGYAGMVLGGIVGVLIAVAFLSNLNLNSLKVLVIIIVIFTGSMLIRSSLKPQLKDKQTRHH; encoded by the coding sequence ATGACTGATAATACGATCTTACATCTCATACAATTTTTTTTAGTAATAGCCATTATCACCATTGCAAGTTATCTCATTTTTCATATCAAGAAGAATCATATTAATCCCTTCAAACGTTTTTGGACTGGTTTTGGGATTGGCTTGACGACCGATTTATTAGATACGCTTGGTATTGGATCATTTGCCACGACAACAACCTTATTCAAAGTAACCAAAATGCTTGATGATGATAGTCAACTTCCAGGAACTATGAATGCTGTGCATGTCATCCCTGTATTAGTACAATCGCTTTGTTTTATTTTAGTTGTTAACGTGGAACCCCTTACCCTAGTCAGTATGGCCGCTGCTTCTTTCGTAGGAGCTCTTTTTGGTACTAGAATCACTAAAAACTGGCATACTCCAACTGTCCAAAGAATACTGGGGACCTTGCTTATCATTGCTGCCTTTATTAGCATTTACCGTATGTGGAGTAATCCTGGTTCCGATATTGTCGAAAGCGCCCATGGCTTGGAGGGCATTTGGCTAATCGTCGGTGTCATTTTTAATCTAATCATCGGTGTATTGATGACTATGGGGCTTGGTAACTATGCCCCTGAACTCATTTTCTTCTCACTCATGGGGCTAAGTCCTGCAGTTGCTATGCCTGTTATGATGCTTGATGCTGCTATGATTATGACTGCATCAACCACTCAGTTTATAAAAAGTAATCGCGTCAGTTGGAATGGCTATGCAGGTATGGTCTTGGGGGGGATTGTTGGTGTCTTAATTGCCGTTGCCTTCTTGTCAAATCTCAACCTCAACAGCTTAAAGGTTCTGGTCATCATTATTGTGATCTTTACTGGAAGCATGCTCATTCGATCATCTTTAAAACCTCAGCTAAAAGACAAACAAACTCGGCATCACTAA
- the dinB gene encoding DNA polymerase IV — MLIFPLVNDTSRKIIHIDMDAFFAAVEVRDNPDLKGKPVVIAKDPRETGGRGVVSTCSYEARAFGIHSAMSSKEAYERCPQAIFISGNYAKYREVGRQIRDIFKRYTDLVEPMSIDEAYLDVTDNKLNLKSAVKVAKLIQHDIWNELHLTCSAGVSYNKFLAKLASDFQKPAGLTLILPEDAQAFLETLPIEKFHGVGEKTVAKLHKLDVKTGKDLLALSEMTLIDHFGRFGYDLYRKARGISNTSVKPNRIRKSIGSERTYGKLLYHEEDIKVELSKNARRVADTLIKNEKLGKVVVIKVRYADFTTLTKRHTLAEASQSFEVIEQEAHRIYDELETQSSGIRLLGVTVTGLRDGMSVETSLF; from the coding sequence ATGCTTATATTTCCACTTGTCAATGATACCAGTCGAAAAATCATCCATATTGACATGGATGCTTTTTTTGCTGCCGTAGAAGTGCGTGATAATCCTGACTTGAAGGGCAAACCAGTTGTCATCGCTAAGGATCCGAGGGAAACTGGCGGCCGCGGTGTGGTATCTACCTGTTCATACGAGGCTAGAGCGTTTGGAATTCACTCGGCGATGAGTTCCAAAGAAGCCTACGAACGATGTCCACAAGCTATTTTTATTTCTGGAAATTACGCTAAATATCGAGAAGTTGGTAGACAAATCCGTGATATTTTTAAACGGTATACTGATTTGGTAGAACCCATGTCTATTGATGAGGCTTACTTAGATGTGACGGATAATAAACTTAACCTAAAGTCAGCTGTCAAGGTTGCTAAGCTTATTCAACATGATATTTGGAATGAACTGCATCTAACTTGTTCGGCAGGTGTTTCTTACAATAAATTTTTAGCAAAATTGGCTTCTGATTTTCAGAAACCAGCTGGCTTGACACTGATTTTACCAGAAGATGCGCAGGCTTTCTTGGAGACACTGCCTATCGAGAAATTTCACGGCGTAGGGGAAAAAACGGTGGCAAAATTACATAAGTTAGACGTTAAGACAGGTAAGGACTTACTAGCATTATCAGAAATGACTTTGATTGATCACTTTGGCCGTTTCGGCTATGATTTGTATCGCAAGGCAAGGGGGATTTCTAATACTAGCGTTAAACCCAATCGTATTCGTAAATCGATAGGGAGTGAGCGAACCTATGGAAAACTACTCTACCATGAGGAAGACATCAAAGTGGAACTATCGAAAAATGCGCGGCGTGTCGCTGACACGTTGATTAAAAATGAAAAGTTAGGAAAAGTGGTTGTTATCAAAGTTCGTTATGCTGATTTTACAACCTTGACTAAACGACATACCTTAGCGGAAGCTAGTCAATCTTTTGAAGTGATTGAACAAGAAGCTCATCGTATCTACGATGAATTGGAAACCCAATCGTCTGGCATTAGGCTTTTAGGGGTGACTGTGACAGGATTGCGGGATGGCATGAGTGTTGAAACCTCTTTATTTTAA
- the lepB gene encoding signal peptidase I, producing MKRFIKEWGLFILFLMVFLVTRWLIWFPVTVDGHSMDPTLADREKLLVVKTATIDRFDMVVAEEVENGTKKQIVKRVVGMPGDTITYKNDKLYVNNKETKETYLTDYKKRYEKDKLQKTYSYNPYFQSLAQASDAFTQDNSGKTSFTVKVPKDQYYLLGDDRIVSKDSRAVGTFKKDTIVGEVKFRYWPFTKIGTLK from the coding sequence ATGAAACGTTTTATTAAAGAATGGGGATTATTTATCCTGTTTCTAATGGTCTTTCTCGTGACCCGCTGGTTAATCTGGTTCCCTGTTACCGTTGACGGACACTCCATGGACCCGACTTTGGCCGACCGTGAAAAATTGCTAGTGGTCAAAACAGCAACCATCGATCGCTTCGACATGGTAGTTGCTGAGGAAGTAGAAAATGGCACTAAAAAACAAATCGTCAAGCGTGTCGTTGGTATGCCAGGTGATACCATTACCTATAAAAATGACAAGCTTTACGTTAACAACAAGGAAACAAAGGAAACTTACCTCACAGACTACAAGAAACGCTACGAAAAAGACAAGCTTCAAAAAACATACTCTTACAATCCCTACTTCCAATCGTTAGCGCAGGCAAGCGATGCTTTCACTCAAGATAATTCGGGCAAGACAAGCTTTACCGTTAAGGTACCTAAAGACCAATACTATCTTCTAGGTGATGACCGTATTGTATCTAAGGATAGCCGAGCTGTTGGAACCTTTAAGAAGGATACCATTGTCGGTGAAGTCAAATTCCGTTACTGGCCTTTTACTAAAATTGGTACTTTGAAATAA
- a CDS encoding serine hydrolase domain-containing protein: MFMEKILEKINHQIAENLYHGASVAVLNDGHWQEYYIGTIDGERLVKPNLVYDLASVSKVVGVATIAAFLVYQGKLDIDESVSCYYPDFQTNDVTVRQLLTHTSGIDPFIPNRDQLDAAELKAAINQIKVTDQKKFLYTDLNFLLLGFMLEEMTGLVLDQLFEKDIFKPWQMTQTGFGPNNQAVPTVKGISDGLVHDPKAKVLKEHAGSAGLFSTVKDLETFLEHYLQDDFAKNLWENLSPSGSKSRALGWNLDGHWIDHTGYTGPFIMANRRTQQAVIFLTNRTYEKDHRAEWIARRKELMAVIIDELR, translated from the coding sequence GTGTTTATGGAAAAAATCCTTGAAAAAATCAATCACCAAATTGCTGAGAATCTTTATCATGGTGCAAGTGTAGCTGTTTTAAATGATGGTCATTGGCAGGAATATTATATAGGGACGATTGATGGAGAACGTCTTGTTAAGCCAAATTTAGTATATGATTTGGCAAGTGTTTCTAAGGTTGTTGGTGTTGCCACCATAGCTGCTTTCTTAGTCTATCAGGGCAAGTTAGATATAGATGAGTCCGTTTCATGTTATTACCCAGATTTTCAAACTAATGATGTGACGGTTCGTCAGCTCTTAACCCATACTTCTGGGATTGATCCTTTTATCCCAAACCGTGACCAGTTAGATGCTGCTGAACTAAAGGCAGCGATTAATCAGATTAAGGTGACGGATCAAAAGAAGTTCTTGTATACCGATCTCAATTTCTTGCTGTTAGGATTTATGTTAGAAGAGATGACTGGCTTGGTTTTGGATCAACTGTTTGAGAAAGACATTTTCAAACCTTGGCAGATGACTCAGACAGGATTTGGTCCAAATAACCAAGCAGTTCCAACAGTTAAAGGGATTTCAGATGGCTTGGTTCACGATCCCAAAGCTAAAGTTTTGAAAGAACATGCAGGTTCTGCTGGTTTGTTTTCGACGGTTAAGGATTTAGAAACCTTCTTAGAGCATTATTTACAAGATGATTTTGCCAAAAATTTGTGGGAAAATCTCAGTCCATCTGGGAGTAAATCCCGTGCTTTGGGATGGAATCTAGATGGGCATTGGATCGATCATACAGGTTACACCGGTCCCTTTATCATGGCTAATCGTAGAACTCAGCAAGCCGTTATCTTTTTGACGAATCGGACCTATGAGAAGGATCATCGCGCAGAATGGATTGCTAGGCGAAAAGAGTTAATGGCTGTCATCATTGATGAGCTACGTTAA
- a CDS encoding ATP-dependent RecD-like DNA helicase yields MTSYFSGTIDRIIFENASNFFKILRLEIDDTNSDFDDFDIIITGTIGDVVEGDTYTFWGELVQHPKYGQQLKADRYERAKPTASGLIKYFSSDHFKGIGRKTAEKIIAIYGEDPIDKILEDPSQLDSIAGLSKVNRESFVAKLKLNYGTEQVLTKLAKYGLSSKLALQVFNQYQDQSLAIVEENPYQLVEDIQGIGFKIADQLAEQLGIAADATQRYRAGIIHTLTESSIQTGNTYTEARDLLEMTLYLLESSRQIELEPSLVAAELTHLIEEDKIQTIGTKVFDNTLYYAEEGVHKHLTRLLNNDETLSFPQDAISKEIERIQASLNITYDDIQKEAIAKALTNRVFILTGGPGTGKTTVINGIIEAYGNLHQIDIHKNDPPILLAAPTGRAARRMNELTGLPSATIHRHLGLTGDNDDYQALDDYLDADLIIVDEFSMVDTWLANQLLSAISARSQLIIVGDSDQLPSVGPGQVLADLLKVQELPQVRLEKIFRQTDDSTIVTLASQMRQGQLPSDFTEKKADRSYFEAQAFHIPQMVTKIVSSAVKSGIQPQEIQILAPMYKGDAGINNLNNLVQNLLNPLDDGLEFTFNDQRFRQNDKVLHLVNDAENNVFNGDIGYITDLLPAKYTDSKQDEITIQFDATEVVYPRNEWGKITLAYAMSIHKSQGSEFQVVILPITRQSGRMLQRNLVYTAITRSKSKLILLGEVAAFDKAVHTEGAVRQTWLVQRFQNEDSSNQVVHKLSTETEQEAHKNGDKDPSLSHQNTTESLDNTTFPGYSTIYQQLVDKDVNKPMDKVENYRLTVDNLLIIDPMIGITEEDLKLFFKTKNKS; encoded by the coding sequence ATGACAAGTTATTTTTCTGGCACAATAGATCGTATTATCTTTGAAAATGCTAGCAACTTTTTTAAGATTTTACGACTTGAAATTGACGATACTAATAGTGATTTTGACGATTTTGACATTATCATCACAGGAACTATTGGTGATGTCGTCGAAGGTGACACTTATACGTTTTGGGGAGAGCTGGTACAACACCCCAAATATGGACAGCAGCTCAAGGCAGACCGTTATGAACGAGCAAAGCCAACAGCATCAGGACTCATCAAGTACTTTTCTAGTGACCATTTCAAGGGAATTGGTCGAAAGACAGCCGAGAAAATTATCGCTATCTATGGTGAAGATCCCATTGATAAGATTTTAGAGGATCCTAGTCAACTAGATAGTATTGCAGGATTATCTAAGGTCAACCGTGAGAGTTTTGTTGCCAAACTTAAACTCAATTACGGCACCGAGCAAGTCTTGACCAAGCTGGCCAAGTACGGTCTATCATCTAAACTTGCTCTCCAGGTCTTTAATCAGTATCAGGACCAAAGTCTTGCTATTGTCGAGGAAAATCCTTATCAGTTAGTTGAGGATATCCAAGGGATTGGTTTCAAAATAGCCGATCAACTAGCGGAACAATTAGGGATTGCTGCTGACGCCACTCAACGATATCGAGCAGGAATTATCCACACCCTAACAGAAAGTTCTATCCAAACTGGGAATACTTATACTGAAGCTCGCGATCTTCTAGAGATGACCCTTTATTTGCTAGAATCAAGTCGTCAAATTGAATTAGAACCAAGTCTGGTTGCTGCTGAATTAACCCATTTAATTGAAGAAGATAAAATCCAAACCATCGGTACCAAGGTTTTCGACAACACCCTTTATTATGCTGAAGAAGGTGTCCACAAACATCTCACACGACTGCTAAATAATGATGAAACACTCAGTTTTCCACAAGACGCCATCTCTAAAGAAATTGAGCGCATCCAAGCAAGCTTAAACATCACTTACGATGACATTCAAAAAGAAGCTATTGCTAAAGCCCTAACCAATCGTGTCTTTATCTTGACTGGAGGACCAGGTACAGGGAAGACAACGGTTATCAATGGGATTATTGAAGCCTACGGCAATCTTCATCAGATTGACATCCACAAAAACGATCCTCCGATTCTTCTAGCCGCTCCTACTGGTCGGGCTGCGCGTCGGATGAATGAATTAACAGGGCTACCGTCTGCCACTATCCATAGACACTTAGGCTTGACTGGGGATAACGATGATTACCAGGCTTTAGATGATTATTTAGATGCTGATTTAATCATTGTGGATGAATTTTCCATGGTGGATACTTGGTTAGCTAACCAGCTCTTAAGTGCTATTTCTGCACGAAGTCAGCTTATTATCGTCGGAGATAGCGACCAACTCCCATCTGTTGGACCAGGGCAAGTTTTGGCTGATTTATTAAAGGTTCAAGAATTACCTCAAGTTCGTCTAGAGAAAATTTTCCGTCAAACAGATGATTCTACTATCGTCACTTTGGCGAGTCAGATGCGCCAAGGGCAACTACCAAGTGATTTCACCGAAAAAAAAGCGGATCGCTCTTACTTTGAAGCCCAAGCTTTCCACATTCCTCAAATGGTAACTAAAATCGTCTCTTCAGCAGTCAAAAGTGGTATTCAGCCACAAGAAATCCAGATTCTGGCTCCCATGTACAAGGGAGATGCTGGCATCAACAACCTCAACAACCTAGTCCAAAATCTTCTAAATCCGCTCGACGATGGTTTAGAATTTACCTTTAACGACCAACGGTTTAGACAAAATGATAAGGTCTTACATCTCGTCAATGATGCTGAAAACAACGTCTTCAATGGCGATATCGGTTACATCACCGATCTGCTCCCTGCCAAATACACAGATAGCAAACAAGATGAAATCACCATCCAATTCGATGCCACTGAAGTGGTCTATCCTCGTAATGAATGGGGGAAAATCACGCTGGCTTATGCCATGTCTATCCATAAATCACAAGGAAGTGAGTTCCAAGTGGTTATCCTTCCTATCACGCGCCAAAGCGGCCGCATGCTACAGCGTAATCTCGTTTACACAGCAATCACTCGCTCAAAAAGCAAACTCATCCTCTTAGGCGAAGTAGCGGCCTTTGATAAGGCTGTCCATACAGAAGGCGCTGTCCGTCAAACTTGGTTGGTTCAGCGGTTCCAAAACGAAGACAGCTCAAATCAAGTTGTGCACAAGTTATCCACAGAAACAGAACAAGAAGCCCACAAAAATGGGGATAAAGATCCTTCTCTTTCTCATCAAAACACCACTGAATCCCTTGATAATACTACGTTTCCAGGATATTCCACAATTTATCAACAACTTGTGGATAAGGATGTTAATAAACCTATGGATAAGGTGGAAAACTATCGTTTAACAGTTGATAATCTGTTGATCATTGACCCTATGATTGGGATTACTGAGGAAGATCTCAAGCTATTTTTTAAGACAAAAAATAAGAGCTAA
- a CDS encoding CppA N-terminal domain-containing protein: MSLFTDITFRSPVTRVEERDRNLEFLQKNLGMKLVSEENALAFLSGHESKEIRFIIEESPAYRTRAVEGTKKLNCLVIKAQAAEIAQLLVHGAEARHIFKGKEGYAFETVSPQGDAILIHAEKAIEDLEQVTSVEADIDSAFKGLSDFHVEEVVLNVPDPEASQAFYQEAFEGHLPLNLTFETAEGPDLAIEPQMTWDIEFFDFQVPEDYDLLALYDYLDAKDLAPYIDKKARVVVVSDPSNIEIWFSK, encoded by the coding sequence ATGTCACTATTTACAGATATTACCTTCAGATCACCGGTTACAAGGGTTGAAGAACGAGATAGAAATTTAGAATTCTTGCAAAAAAATCTTGGCATGAAACTCGTCAGTGAAGAAAATGCCTTGGCTTTTTTATCTGGTCATGAATCCAAAGAAATCCGTTTCATTATAGAAGAATCGCCAGCCTACCGTACAAGAGCAGTTGAAGGAACTAAGAAGTTAAACTGTTTAGTCATCAAAGCACAAGCTGCTGAGATTGCACAACTTTTAGTTCATGGTGCTGAAGCTCGTCATATTTTTAAAGGTAAGGAAGGCTATGCTTTTGAAACGGTATCTCCACAGGGAGATGCCATTTTAATTCATGCTGAAAAGGCTATTGAAGATTTGGAACAAGTGACTTCTGTTGAGGCAGACATTGATTCTGCATTTAAGGGCTTATCAGATTTCCATGTTGAAGAGGTTGTTTTAAACGTACCAGATCCAGAAGCCAGTCAGGCGTTTTATCAAGAGGCTTTTGAAGGACATTTACCACTTAATTTGACCTTTGAGACTGCAGAAGGACCAGACTTGGCCATTGAGCCTCAAATGACTTGGGATATCGAATTCTTTGATTTCCAAGTACCAGAAGACTACGATTTGCTGGCTTTGTATGACTATCTAGATGCTAAGGATTTAGCTCCTTATATTGATAAGAAAGCCCGAGTGGTCGTTGTTTCTGACCCAAGTAATATTGAAATTTGGTTTAGCAAATAA
- the gla gene encoding aquaglyceroporin Gla has product MDVTWTVKYITEFLGTAILIILGNGAVANVELKGTKGHASGWLTIAIGYGMGVMIPALMFGNVSGNHINPAFTLGLAVSGYFPWAQVAPYIVAQILGAMAGQAVVVATHRPYYMETEESNAILGSFSTISSRDNGIIDTRKGATINGFINEFFGSFVLFFGAVAMTKNYFGAEAIQFISKQGVDVAALNAGQKLQGGLIASTSAGSAVSHMALGFLVMALVTSLGGPTGPGLNPARDFGPRLLHHLLPKSILGQHKSDSKWWYAWVPVVAPILASIAAVALYKLLYA; this is encoded by the coding sequence ATGGATGTTACATGGACTGTAAAGTATATTACAGAATTTCTAGGAACAGCAATTCTTATCATTCTTGGTAATGGTGCTGTTGCCAATGTTGAACTTAAAGGAACCAAGGGGCACGCTAGTGGTTGGTTAACAATCGCTATTGGTTATGGTATGGGGGTAATGATCCCAGCCTTGATGTTTGGTAACGTGTCTGGTAACCACATCAACCCAGCGTTCACACTTGGTTTGGCTGTGTCAGGCTACTTCCCATGGGCTCAAGTTGCTCCTTACATTGTTGCTCAAATTCTTGGAGCAATGGCAGGTCAAGCAGTAGTGGTTGCTACTCACCGACCTTACTATATGGAGACAGAAGAATCAAATGCGATTCTTGGCTCATTTTCTACTATTTCATCACGCGACAATGGCATTATTGATACGCGTAAAGGTGCTACAATCAACGGTTTCATCAACGAATTCTTTGGTTCATTCGTCCTTTTCTTTGGTGCAGTTGCTATGACCAAAAATTACTTCGGTGCTGAAGCTATCCAGTTTATATCAAAACAAGGTGTAGACGTAGCAGCCCTTAATGCAGGTCAAAAATTGCAAGGAGGTTTGATTGCTTCTACTTCAGCAGGTTCAGCAGTTTCTCACATGGCTCTTGGTTTCCTTGTGATGGCACTTGTGACGAGTCTTGGAGGTCCTACGGGTCCTGGTCTGAACCCTGCACGTGACTTCGGTCCACGTTTGCTTCACCACTTGTTGCCAAAATCAATTCTTGGACAACACAAATCAGATTCAAAATGGTGGTATGCTTGGGTTCCAGTAGTAGCTCCTATTCTTGCAAGTATCGCAGCGGTAGCTCTTTACAAACTACTTTACGCCTAA